One Schistosoma mansoni, WGS project CABG00000000 data, chromosome 1 unplaced supercontig 0010, strain Puerto Rico, whole genome shotgun sequence DNA window includes the following coding sequences:
- a CDS encoding translocon-associated protein, beta subunit precursor (trap-beta) (signal sequence receptor beta subunit), putative — MGFSFGILLAIYSVVLVSSDSVDNVRLAVSKEILNEFIFQEKEMTILYTIYNFHESRAAKDVELFDIFSETEFTLIHGSPSARWPVVPASSNVTHVIILKPQINGVHNFSSATITYKSTDLQKSSIEWIGFALFVTPCLLIPYMLWHSSASKY, encoded by the exons ATGGGGTTTAGTTTTGGTATCCTGTTGGCCATTTATTCGGTTGTCCTGGTATCTTCAGATTCTGTGGACAATGTCCGATTGGCGGTCTCCAAAGAAATTTTGAATGAGTTTATCTTCCAGGAAAAAGAAATGACTATTCTATATACAATTTATAATTTCCATGAGTC ACGCGCTGCCAAAGATGTTGAGCTATTTGATATCTTTTCCGAAACAGAATTTACATTGATTCATGGGAGTCCTTCTGCTCGGTGGCCTGTTGTACCTGCCTCCTCGAACGTCACTCATGTCATAATCCTCAAACCTCAAATAAATGGCGTTCATAATTTTTCTAGTGCTACAATTACTTACAAGTCTACTGATTTGCAGAAAAGTTCC ATTGAGTGGATTGGTTTCGCTTTGTTTGTTACACCCTGCTTACTGATACCATATATGCTGTGGCACTCGAGCGCATCAAAATACTAG
- a CDS encoding glycosyltransferase 14 family member, putative has protein sequence MTIISRRLFIKKLHYICLFILFVIIIFNKTINNKIDYLSTLHNRSLIYQNIDLELIEICESFLNKEPNQTLAKQYQYYSTKQHLLYQWKSINDCNIFREPLNYLLWINKEELNYPLGFAFTVYENIERIARLLRILYRPYNLYCIHVDRNTSNEFYQSIIDLAKCFGTNIEIIQRSQSVSVKWGYFSVLDSFLKCTQIMLNNTKIQWKYVMNINGKELPLRTNWELIKALKALNGANIIGCTIKNGPKKRIPRRKPSFNVTWIKGSFLVALRREFVSYVHMNPNSIELLNILREEQHLMKIPDEMFFSTLAYNPQLLAPGACKKFYPPNENDNHSTFVSRYVIWKPKRCATGKRYHTICMLGVQHLYNLTKRQEFFANKFYNGFYDSAYDCLEYWVLKKMMNERLTGRLDPTFDPQFYAELHCSKNHI, from the exons ATGACTATAATTTCTCGgagattatttattaaaaaattacattatatttgtttatttattttatttgtaattattatattcaataaaactattaataataaGATAGATTACTTGTCAACATTACATAATAGATCATTGATTTACCAGAACATAGATTTGGAACTTATCGAAATTTGtgaatcatttttaaataaagaaCCAAATCAAACATTAGCTAAACAATATCAATATTATTCAACAAAACAACATCTATTATATCAAtggaaatcaataaatgattgtAATATTTTTCGTGAACcccttaattatttattatggataaataaagaagaatTAAATTATCCATTAGGATTTGCATTTACagtttatgaaaatattgaacgtATAGCACGTTTATTACGTATTTTATATAGACCATATAATTTATATTGTATACATGTAGATCGTAATACATCAAATGAATTTTATCAATCTATAATTGATTTAGCTAAATGTTTTGGTACTAATATTGAAATTATTCAACGTTCACAAAGTGTTTCAGTAAAATGGGGATATTTTTCTGTGCTAGATTCATTTCTTAAATGTACTCAAATTATGTTGAATAATACAAAAATTCAATGGAAATATGTTATGAATATTAATGGTAAAGAATTACCATTACGTACTAATTGGGAATTGATTAAAGCATTGAAAGCTTTAAATGGAGCTAATATCATTGGATGTACAATAAAAAATGGACCAAAGAAAAGAATTCCTAGAAGAAAACCATCATTCAAT GTAACATGGATAAAAGGAAGCTTTCTAGTTGCACTACGTAGAGAATTTGTCAGTTATGTACATATGAATCCCAATTCCATTGAATTACTAAACATTCTCAGAGAAGAACAGCATTTAATGAAAATACCAGATGAAATGTTTTTCAGTACATTAGCTTATAATCCACAACTACTTGCCCCTGGTGCTTGTAAAAAATTTTATCCACCTAATGAAAATGATAATCATTCTACTTTCGTATCTCGCTATGTTATTTGGAAACCAAAAAGATGTGCTACCGGTAAAAGATATCATACAATATGTATGTTAGGTGTACAACATTTATACAATTTAACAAAACGTCAAGAGTTTTTTGCCAATAAATTTTATAATGGTTTTTATGATTCAGCGTATGATTGTCTTGAATATTGGGTATTGAAGAAAATGATGAATGAACGTTTAACGGGTAGATTAGATCCAACATTTGATCCACAATTCTATGCTGAGCTACATTGTTCAAAAAACCATATATAA